In one window of Bacteroidota bacterium DNA:
- a CDS encoding HmuY family protein yields MRIPLPRLLASFCFCALLTLAACDSADPMNDPGPDDPGPIDPPPPPPPPDDDPVPVPLPVVTVSDVAADPAMGGGGPGSGTGRFTLYDLDENEVVLSWAEEDQAVRDAAINSPTWDIGFQSTTIIFNGGDSGPGMGTAQVLEDLFADVTEAPANGYAADGANADCSTGFAVCTGSDNGWYNYNFMTNIVSPLPGRTIVMTTGEGDYAKVRVMSYYQGAPTDPDPFSDPSRYYTFEYVLQPDGSRNLETTIPDDEG; encoded by the coding sequence ATGCGAATCCCTCTGCCCCGCCTTCTGGCTTCGTTCTGCTTCTGCGCGCTCCTCACGCTCGCGGCCTGCGACAGCGCCGACCCGATGAATGACCCGGGACCCGACGACCCGGGGCCAATCGATCCCCCGCCGCCGCCGCCGCCGCCGGACGATGACCCCGTTCCCGTCCCGCTGCCCGTCGTCACCGTCAGCGACGTGGCGGCCGACCCCGCGATGGGCGGGGGCGGACCAGGCTCCGGCACGGGCCGCTTCACGCTCTACGACCTCGACGAGAACGAGGTGGTCCTGTCCTGGGCCGAGGAGGACCAGGCCGTCCGAGACGCCGCCATCAACTCGCCCACCTGGGACATCGGCTTCCAGAGCACCACGATCATCTTCAACGGCGGCGACAGCGGCCCCGGCATGGGGACGGCGCAGGTCCTTGAAGACCTCTTCGCCGACGTGACCGAGGCACCCGCTAACGGCTACGCCGCCGACGGGGCCAACGCCGACTGCTCGACCGGCTTTGCCGTCTGCACCGGCTCCGACAACGGCTGGTACAACTACAACTTCATGACCAACATCGTCTCGCCGCTCCCCGGACGGACGATCGTCATGACGACCGGCGAGGGCGACTACGCGAAGGTGCGCGTGATGAGCTACTACCAGGGGGCCCCGACCGACCCCGACCCGTTCTCCGACCCGAGCCGGTACTACACGTTCGAGTACGTCCTGCAGCCCGACGGCTCGCGCAACCTCGAAACGACGATCCCGGACGACGAAGGCTAA
- a CDS encoding ABC transporter substrate-binding protein, which yields MTWHRIVPSLALAAILAGCAGDPAPTPAPGAEPASVVGTDGVELADADPTRIVTLGGPVTEIVYALGLGDRVVGTDASSLHPDEVMEKPRLSYFRRISAEGVLSLDPTLIIALDGMGPPPVVDQLRTAGVPVLLVPETEAIEEAENRIETLGAALDRRAGADSLVAQMQADLAEAAAMRPEQAPKALFVYARGAGVVNVSGSGTAADLVMRLAGAENAVTEFDGFQPLTAEAAAEAAPDVVVIPARGLESLGGADGLFRQPGLAQTPAGQNRRVIAIDDALLLGLGPRVGEGIKRLAGALAEVSAPPAVTAQR from the coding sequence ATGACTTGGCATCGCATCGTCCCCAGCCTCGCTCTCGCCGCCATCCTCGCCGGGTGCGCGGGCGACCCGGCACCCACGCCCGCACCTGGGGCAGAGCCGGCCTCGGTCGTCGGCACGGACGGGGTCGAACTCGCCGATGCGGACCCGACGCGGATCGTCACGCTCGGCGGGCCGGTGACGGAGATCGTCTACGCCCTCGGCCTGGGCGACCGGGTGGTGGGGACCGACGCGTCGAGCCTGCACCCGGACGAGGTCATGGAGAAGCCGCGGCTGAGCTACTTCCGCCGCATTTCGGCCGAGGGCGTGCTGTCGCTCGACCCGACGCTCATCATTGCCCTCGACGGGATGGGGCCGCCGCCGGTCGTCGACCAGCTTCGGACGGCCGGGGTGCCGGTCCTGCTCGTCCCCGAGACCGAGGCGATTGAGGAGGCCGAGAACCGCATCGAGACGCTCGGCGCGGCCCTCGACCGGCGCGCCGGGGCCGACTCGCTCGTTGCCCAGATGCAGGCCGACCTCGCTGAGGCCGCCGCGATGCGCCCGGAGCAGGCTCCGAAGGCGCTCTTCGTCTACGCGCGCGGAGCCGGCGTGGTCAACGTCTCCGGCAGTGGCACGGCGGCCGACCTCGTCATGCGCCTCGCCGGTGCGGAGAACGCCGTCACCGAGTTCGACGGGTTCCAGCCACTCACGGCCGAAGCGGCGGCCGAGGCGGCCCCCGATGTCGTCGTGATTCCGGCGCGGGGGCTCGAGAGCCTCGGCGGGGCCGACGGCCTCTTCCGGCAGCCCGGCCTCGCCCAGACGCCCGCGGGCCAGAACCGCCGCGTGATCGCCATCGACGACGCGCTGCTGCTCGGGCTTGGGCCGCGCGTCGGCGAGGGCATCAAGCGTCTTGCCGGAGCACTCGCCGAGGTCTCGGCACCGCCCGCCGTCACGGCGCAGCGATGA
- a CDS encoding iron ABC transporter permease: MSASLSVLLDGARASDATTPPAAAVPSADPRARLVLGSLGLALAGAMLFSVGVGAVAIEPTQVIAILAASVGLETPWAYEAQQALVLTGIRLPRVLLGALVGAALSVSGALMQGLFRNPLADPSLIGVSSGAALGAATMIVLGGTLLGGVLLGALGIAVAAFGGGLVVTVIVYRIATRGRRTSVATMLLAGIALNALCGAGTGALVLLSNDGQLRDLTFWTLGSLGGATWGTLAVVAPLAGIALAATPRLARALNALLLGESEARHLGINTERVKRTVIALSALAVGAVTAVSGLIGFVGLVVPHLIRLAFGPDHRLLLPASALLGATLLVATDLFARILIAPAEIPIGILTALGGAPFFLALLLRGQRRSAL, from the coding sequence ATGAGTGCCTCGCTCTCGGTCCTGCTTGACGGTGCCCGAGCCAGCGATGCGACGACGCCCCCGGCCGCTGCGGTGCCGTCGGCCGACCCCCGCGCGCGCCTCGTGCTGGGCAGCCTCGGCCTGGCCCTGGCCGGGGCGATGCTCTTCTCGGTCGGCGTCGGGGCGGTGGCCATTGAGCCGACACAGGTGATTGCGATCCTCGCGGCGAGCGTGGGGCTAGAGACGCCCTGGGCCTACGAGGCGCAGCAGGCGCTCGTACTGACCGGCATCCGCCTGCCGCGCGTGCTGCTCGGTGCGCTCGTCGGGGCCGCGCTCTCGGTGAGCGGGGCGCTCATGCAGGGCCTCTTCCGCAACCCCCTCGCCGACCCCTCGCTCATCGGCGTCTCGAGCGGTGCGGCCCTCGGCGCGGCGACCATGATCGTGCTCGGCGGGACGCTCCTCGGCGGCGTGCTCCTCGGCGCGCTCGGCATCGCCGTGGCGGCCTTCGGGGGCGGGCTCGTGGTGACCGTGATCGTCTACCGGATTGCGACGCGCGGACGGCGGACCTCGGTGGCGACGATGCTGCTGGCGGGGATCGCCCTCAACGCGCTCTGCGGCGCGGGCACCGGCGCGCTGGTGCTGCTCTCCAACGACGGGCAGCTCCGCGACCTCACCTTCTGGACGCTCGGCAGCCTCGGCGGGGCGACGTGGGGGACGCTCGCCGTCGTCGCGCCGCTGGCGGGGATCGCGCTCGCGGCGACGCCGCGCCTCGCGCGGGCACTCAACGCGCTCCTCCTCGGCGAGTCCGAGGCCCGCCACCTCGGCATCAACACCGAGCGTGTGAAGCGGACCGTGATCGCGCTCTCGGCGCTCGCCGTGGGGGCCGTCACCGCCGTGAGCGGGCTGATCGGGTTCGTGGGCCTCGTCGTGCCTCACCTGATCCGCCTCGCCTTCGGGCCGGACCACCGGCTGCTGCTCCCAGCCTCCGCGCTCCTCGGCGCGACCCTGCTCGTGGCGACGGACCTTTTTGCTCGTATCCTTATCGCGCCGGCCGAGATTCCGATCGGCATCCTCACGGCGCTCGGCGGCGCCCCGTTCTTCCTCGCCCTTCTCCTGCGCGGCCAGCGCCGCAGCGCTCTCTGA
- a CDS encoding heme ABC transporter ATP-binding protein, which produces MLELRDLTYRIREKALVEGVGLALHPGEVVAAVGANGAGKTTLLRLLSGELTPTSGSVHLDGRPLADVDPERLARRRAVLPQQSALTFSFSSVDVVRLGRTPHATTGATDLDIARAAMEAAGVAHLAAQRYPTLSGGEQQRVHLARTLAQIWEADSDSDSGRYLLLDEPTASLDLAHQHAVLRIARQCAQAGFGVLAVLHDLNLAAQYADRIAVLRRGRLMAEGTPAGVLTAETIYDAFDIAVLIAEHPRVDCPLVVPIPEHDAASPAPSPDATRQAAALS; this is translated from the coding sequence GTGCTTGAACTCCGCGACCTCACCTACCGCATCCGCGAGAAAGCGCTCGTCGAGGGCGTCGGCCTCGCGCTGCATCCGGGCGAGGTGGTGGCGGCCGTCGGGGCCAACGGGGCGGGGAAGACGACGCTGCTCCGCCTGCTGAGCGGGGAGCTGACGCCGACGAGCGGGTCGGTACACCTGGACGGCCGGCCGCTCGCGGACGTCGACCCGGAGCGGCTGGCGCGGCGACGGGCCGTGCTCCCGCAGCAGTCCGCGCTGACGTTCAGCTTCTCGTCGGTCGACGTGGTCCGGCTCGGGCGGACGCCGCACGCGACGACCGGGGCGACCGACCTCGACATCGCCCGCGCCGCGATGGAAGCGGCGGGCGTGGCGCACCTCGCCGCGCAGCGCTACCCGACACTCTCCGGCGGCGAGCAGCAGCGCGTCCACCTCGCCCGGACGCTCGCCCAGATCTGGGAGGCCGACTCGGACTCGGACAGCGGGCGCTACCTCCTGCTCGACGAGCCGACGGCCAGCCTCGACCTCGCGCACCAGCACGCCGTGCTCCGCATCGCCCGGCAGTGCGCCCAGGCCGGCTTCGGCGTCCTCGCCGTGCTGCACGACCTCAACCTCGCCGCGCAGTACGCCGACCGCATCGCCGTGCTGCGCCGAGGCCGGCTCATGGCCGAGGGCACCCCTGCCGGCGTCCTCACGGCGGAGACGATCTACGACGCCTTCGACATCGCCGTCCTCATCGCCGAGCACCCGCGCGTGGACTGCCCGCTCGTCGTCCCCATCCCGGAGCACGACGCCGCCTCGCCGGCTCCGTCGCCGGACGCGACCCGCCAGGCCGCCGCCCTCTCATAG
- a CDS encoding ChuX/HutX family heme-like substrate-binding protein encodes MLTTSEPLAELKERWTAYRRENPSVRIRNAAAELGVSEAELVATSEGDGATRLDGGWGALLEEAETMGEVMALTRNDACVHEKTGTYRNVKLMEKHAMGLVLDEDIDLRLFLGRWRFGFAVETPWDGAKDGLRRSLQFFDAHGTAVHKVFLKRKSDIEAYDRLVAKYRHAEPEAALGIEPVPEPEPETPDADLDRAAFLQAWAELKDTHDFFPLLMNHGVGRLQALRLAENTFAERAEPASVRQMLEHAAAAATPIMVFVSSAGCIQIHTGTVKKLKEYGPWYNVLDPGFNLHLNEEHIDSAWVVRKPTIDGTVTALEIFDAEGELIVQFFGKRKPGTPELEPWREIIAGLPRT; translated from the coding sequence ATGCTTACGACCTCCGAGCCCCTCGCCGAACTGAAAGAGCGCTGGACCGCGTACCGCCGCGAGAACCCCAGCGTCCGCATCCGCAACGCTGCCGCCGAACTCGGCGTGAGCGAGGCCGAACTCGTCGCCACGAGCGAGGGCGACGGCGCGACCCGGCTCGACGGCGGCTGGGGTGCGCTCCTGGAGGAGGCCGAGACGATGGGCGAGGTGATGGCGCTGACGCGCAACGACGCCTGCGTCCACGAGAAGACCGGCACCTACCGCAACGTCAAGCTGATGGAGAAGCACGCGATGGGACTCGTGCTCGACGAGGACATCGACCTCCGCCTCTTCCTCGGGCGCTGGCGCTTCGGGTTCGCCGTCGAGACCCCGTGGGACGGCGCGAAGGACGGCCTCCGCCGCAGCCTCCAGTTCTTCGACGCCCACGGCACGGCCGTCCACAAGGTCTTCCTCAAGCGCAAGAGCGACATCGAGGCCTACGACCGCCTCGTGGCGAAGTACCGCCACGCCGAGCCGGAGGCCGCCCTCGGCATCGAGCCCGTCCCGGAGCCTGAGCCCGAGACGCCCGACGCCGACCTCGACCGCGCCGCCTTCCTCCAGGCGTGGGCCGAACTCAAGGACACGCACGACTTCTTCCCGCTCCTGATGAACCACGGCGTGGGCCGCCTCCAGGCGCTCCGCCTCGCCGAGAACACCTTCGCCGAGCGCGCCGAGCCGGCCAGCGTCCGCCAGATGCTGGAGCACGCCGCCGCCGCCGCGACGCCGATCATGGTGTTCGTCTCGAGTGCGGGCTGCATCCAGATCCACACCGGGACGGTGAAGAAGCTCAAGGAGTACGGCCCGTGGTACAACGTGCTAGACCCCGGCTTCAACCTCCACCTCAACGAGGAGCACATCGACTCCGCCTGGGTCGTCCGCAAGCCGACGATCGACGGGACGGTGACGGCCCTCGAGATCTTCGACGCCGAGGGCGAGCTGATCGTGCAGTTCTTCGGCAAGCGCAAGCCGGGCACGCCGGAGCTGGAGCCGTGGCGCGAGATCATCGCCGGGCTGCCGCGAACCTGA